The following proteins are encoded in a genomic region of Stutzerimonas stutzeri:
- a CDS encoding TonB-dependent siderophore receptor has protein sequence MRRFIVPVLSLQALACTAQAAEQSASSSDPIALGQMEITASQAERADGPVDGYRATRSASATRTDTPIHEIPQSISVVPGQVVEDIAATRLEDALDYAGGVERGNNFGGQGLTEFLVRGFSSQEFYRNGFAVNRGYPNMPDAATLERIEVLRGPASMLYGRGDPGGTFNIVSKQPQAERRTVLGSQFNTEGLRRGTLDTTGALDEQADFTYRLNLVAEGADSFRDHVESERYNVAPVLRWDLSAATAIILEGDYLHNRHPLDRGVTRYANQQGQLPRDRFLGEESAGKFANDNATTQLRIEHLLNDQWTLRGGVQYLDGSLEGGAVENNGLAADGRTVGRNYSERRLEWNDTALQANLEGRFNALGFAHTLLTGVEYDDFNYNSRIDRSAGGVGDFPIDLYEPVYGQPLPAIVGPNYWDDEDLKSYAFFMQDQVELTERFTLQLGARLERFEQEYTNKLSPAGSWDQAHNAVSPRIGAIYDLTDALAVYANASRSFKPNRGADRSSQAFDPEEGIAYETGFKYDLPEHNLSVTAALFHITKENVLTADPVDSNFQIAAGEVRSRGFDLSVAGNITPQWRVIGGYAYVDAEVTESNSANMPVGSRLANVPEHSFNLLDTYEFDNGALDGLGLGVGVKYVSSRKGSTSNTAFDMGAYTVVDLLAYYPLTDRVRLNLNLDNVFDEEYEERAWNIWAYPGAPRTLQAGISVEL, from the coding sequence ATGCGCCGCTTCATCGTACCTGTCCTGTCGCTCCAGGCACTTGCCTGCACAGCCCAGGCCGCAGAACAGTCCGCTTCATCCAGTGACCCCATCGCCCTCGGTCAGATGGAGATCACCGCCTCCCAGGCCGAACGCGCCGACGGCCCGGTAGACGGCTATCGCGCCACACGCTCGGCGAGCGCAACGCGCACCGACACGCCGATTCATGAGATCCCGCAATCGATCAGCGTCGTCCCCGGGCAGGTGGTAGAAGACATCGCCGCCACCCGTCTTGAAGACGCCCTGGACTACGCCGGTGGCGTCGAGCGGGGCAACAACTTCGGTGGCCAGGGCCTGACCGAGTTCCTGGTCCGCGGCTTCAGCTCCCAGGAGTTCTACCGCAATGGATTTGCCGTCAACCGCGGCTACCCCAACATGCCGGACGCCGCCACCCTCGAGCGCATCGAAGTGCTGCGCGGCCCGGCTTCGATGCTGTACGGCCGCGGTGATCCGGGCGGCACCTTCAATATCGTCAGCAAGCAACCGCAGGCCGAACGCCGCACGGTGCTGGGCTCCCAGTTCAACACCGAAGGGCTGCGCCGCGGCACGCTGGACACCACCGGCGCGCTGGACGAGCAGGCCGACTTCACCTATCGCCTGAATCTCGTGGCTGAAGGCGCCGACAGCTTTCGCGATCACGTCGAGAGCGAGCGCTACAACGTCGCGCCGGTGCTGCGCTGGGACCTGAGCGCCGCCACCGCCATCATCCTCGAAGGCGACTACCTGCATAACCGTCACCCGCTCGACCGCGGCGTGACACGCTACGCCAACCAGCAAGGCCAACTGCCACGCGACCGCTTCCTCGGCGAGGAGAGCGCCGGCAAGTTCGCCAACGACAACGCCACGACCCAGCTGCGCATCGAGCACCTGCTGAATGACCAATGGACGCTGCGCGGGGGTGTGCAGTACCTCGACGGCTCCCTGGAAGGCGGCGCCGTGGAGAACAATGGCCTGGCCGCTGATGGCCGCACCGTAGGGCGCAACTACAGCGAACGCCGGCTGGAATGGAACGATACGGCCCTTCAGGCCAATCTCGAGGGGCGCTTCAACGCACTGGGCTTCGCCCATACCCTGCTGACCGGCGTCGAGTACGACGACTTCAACTACAACTCGCGCATCGATCGCTCAGCCGGTGGCGTCGGTGATTTCCCGATCGACCTCTACGAGCCGGTCTATGGCCAGCCGCTGCCTGCTATCGTCGGACCGAATTACTGGGACGACGAAGACCTGAAATCCTATGCGTTCTTTATGCAGGATCAGGTCGAGCTGACCGAGCGTTTTACCCTGCAACTGGGCGCGCGCCTGGAACGCTTCGAGCAGGAGTACACCAACAAGCTGTCGCCCGCCGGCAGCTGGGACCAGGCACATAACGCCGTGTCGCCGCGCATCGGCGCGATCTACGACCTGACTGACGCGCTGGCCGTCTATGCCAATGCCTCCCGCTCGTTCAAGCCCAATCGCGGCGCCGACCGCAGCAGCCAGGCATTCGATCCGGAAGAAGGCATCGCCTACGAAACCGGCTTCAAGTACGACCTGCCGGAACATAACCTGAGCGTGACGGCGGCACTGTTCCACATCACCAAGGAAAACGTACTGACGGCCGATCCGGTGGACAGCAACTTCCAGATCGCCGCGGGCGAAGTGCGCAGCCGTGGCTTCGACCTCAGCGTCGCCGGCAACATCACCCCGCAATGGCGCGTGATCGGCGGCTATGCCTACGTCGACGCCGAGGTGACCGAAAGCAACAGCGCGAACATGCCGGTGGGCAGCCGTCTGGCCAACGTACCGGAACACAGCTTTAATCTGTTGGATACCTACGAGTTTGACAACGGTGCCCTAGATGGACTGGGCCTCGGTGTAGGCGTGAAGTACGTCAGCTCGCGCAAGGGCAGCACCTCCAATACCGCGTTCGACATGGGCGCCTATACCGTGGTCGACCTGCTCGCCTACTACCCACTGACCGACCGCGTTCGCCTCAACCTCAA